Within the Amaranthus tricolor cultivar Red isolate AtriRed21 chromosome 15, ASM2621246v1, whole genome shotgun sequence genome, the region CTTTTGTGGGATCAAATTGTCTGTTTTGAGTGAATTTTCTTAGGCAAAACAAGAATTTCCAACAGATGAATATAACACTGGCTATGTGGTAATGAGATTTACCAAATGGAGTCGAACATTTATAATTCCGTAAATGGAAATATGGGATAGCTAGACTTAACGAAGGAATAAGAAAATCTTAAGATTACATTGTAGGAGAAATACAAGCTCGTTTGAAGGGACATGGCAGGATAAAAGGAACTGAATATTAAGTAGGTTGGTCGAACCGAACACAACACAACTAATAAACTCAAGTATATACTTCTAAATGTATGCCCCGATTGACTTCCTTTTGATTGCTATGTTTAACATTTTCCTTTGAGAAGTTCCAACCGTTAATGGATCCACAGACAACTAGTTGGCTGCAAACAACACTTATAAGGCTATGACCTACGGATTTTTATAAGTTTACATCATTTCAATCGTTAATACCTTTGATTGtgcatattaaaaaattatataaagttaatataataaaatttacatcaagatgaatcaaacaagacccacttcactatgttttaactcatagattaagaataaattataatttagggttgattgatgaatagtgtgAAAAAAACAAATAGGAAGTTGTTAGTGAAACAAATATCTGAATATATCTCCAATTTCTTTATGCTATGAACATCTTATTAGTCATCAAAAAGCAAAGCTTACTAAAATGTCCTTAATATCTGAATATTAGTTGCACACACCTAAAGAAATACTCATCTCAAGGAAGAGAAAAAACTAAAACAGTCCTAAAATCAAGCCAAACCGCCCTCAGATTGGCAAGGGTTTCTCCAAATTTGATTAAGTCAGCTTTCAATAATGACTCAAATGTATAACATAAATGGAGCATCTTAACTACACGTCTCTACCTTAAAACCATCGTACAAagttatgttcaaaatttgCAGGTTACAACTAAGAAGTTTAGGAGAATTGGGTTTTGTCTCAGTTGGAGAGCAAGTATCACTTTTTCAGGTAAGATCTTGGGTACGATTCCTACTTAGCCCTTCACTCCCCTAAGCCTACCCTATAagtcacacacacacacacaaaaaaaaaaaaaaaaaaaaaaaaaaaaagaaaaaaaaaactttagctCCAAACAGGTTATAGTCAGCCTGTCACCTTTGACTTTAAATTCAACCTTTAACTTTCATGTTTTCACCTTACTTCACAGATTCTAACTTTTCAATGCATCCTATTCTTCCTTAAAATGCCAAACATTGTGTGTAGGAACAAACCTTTTGGATGTCCACTACATAAAATATTTCTGTCGAAGCTGTACACGAGCAGTTTAAAAGAAACCTAGAAAATGTCTTCAGCCCATATTCTTGCTTGATGGAAAATTAACCTGAAAGCCCAATCAGAAAAGAAACTAAATTTCTGTGAATGCTACCAATGCAGGCAACTACAAGGTAGTTGTAATAGAAATTAAGAGTCAAGGCTTAGGTaagaataatgaataaaaacccaataaattcAACCACTTtctgttgcacgaaacttaatttTTGATGTGTCAAactatgtttttaattttataaagtaTGTATTAGGGTCTAAAAAGACATTCATAGTTCAAGAAGGGCAAATATCACTGAACaccaaaaacccataaagtatAGATTATGCAGCATGCTACAAGTACAAGATACAAGAATATTCTTTAGCACTAAAATTTTGTTGATATTAAAGTTATAGTACTTTGACTACAAGATGAAGGTAAATGATGAAATGCAACTAATCTAAATATGCCCCAAAACAATGAAAGTGACATCAAACGAAAGGGGAAAGTAGGGATCAAGGAAAGAAAAACAGTACAGAGAACACTACAGCTGTCCTCCCCTATTAAATGGTTGGATCCTTAGCACATATCTGTTGCGAATTGCGAATCAAAAAAAGAGAGTTACGGTCAATTTTGTGCTATTTTAGGTTCACTTTGAGCGAATCGGGAATCCAAAAAACAAATTAACTGGCGAATCATGTTACATTTTTGACCCCTCAACCTCCCCTTCTAACAGAGGTAGAATAAAGATAAAATTCTCGTAATGAAAAGAAAACTGTTGTATCAACCTATATAGCATAGTGCCACGGAAACAACTCCAAAAATATCTATTTTACTTCGCTGAACATATTACCCTCTTTGTGGTCGGATTATATCTGTTAAGAAAACATTAAACAGCATGTATTTCTACCGTTCAGATCCTAATTGTCTAAGTGCAACATAATCCAGATACAAATTCCACTTTAAAGTTCATAATCATAAAACATGAACAACCTCCCAGCATACAAGCTGCACATAGAGCTACAGAATTATTTGACACTGGTTGTGATGTATAAACGCCCATTCTCCATGTACCGTTATTGTTGTTAACCTCTATGAACAATTTTTGGCGGATTAAAAATGTAACCATCGTATTCCCGAAAGTTTCTCAAGACTGCAcatatttctaataatttaaaaGCTAGAGTATTAAGTTATTAGCAAACATTGACATCCCCGTTGATGAAATAATGAACATGGAGGTTAACTCTATAGGCTTGATTAGACAAGGTCACAAGGAAATCATAAAGAAACAGCGGGGAAAATTGAATAAACCCAATAAAATACATGAAGTAATGTACGCAAACAAGTTTTATCATGCCCTAAAAATTCCCATCACCATCTAGCgtaaacaaaagattttgaattaATCAAAGCCCTTGTCTACACTCTGATTCTCCTCATCATATGTACCATCCCCCTATAATTGAACTTAAAACACGTTAATAGTCCCTCAAAAGAGATCGCTCTAGTGTAGGGAGAGAAAGTAGGAACAACGTTATGTACTTGGAATTGTTTCCAATGGCAGCATAAGCTACAGATGTAGAAGGTGGTATATAGCATCTCAGGCCAACAGTATCAAGTGTGTACATTTTTACCTTGAATCTCAAGGTACaattaaaagcaacatcaagcATTGAGAAAAGTAGCAACTAGTAACCCAAGTTGAACATACGAAGAATTTATTACAAGTAGAGCATATATGACTAATGAACAAGAAAAGAACTTGGGGAAAGATACGACTTTTGAGATCTTTCATAGTGCAACAACCAAGGAGAAAAAAATGTCATAGCGTAAAAACAAGGTTGCATCGCATCGCATTGGCCGTAtagtaaaggttttcaaaacaaacgaacTGTTATCTCCCGCGTTGTAAGATGttaaaaaaatctcattttGGCCTGTAGCAAAGGATATCTTATGATTTGATCGATCTTTAGGCGTAATGATAACCACATCACTCCCATCATGAATCATCACATTGTTACCACGATTGTAACTATTactgcatttttacactatgcgaaacaaacaattttCTACCATATAAATGTAACAAACTAGCTAACTTAGTAAAGATTCTCAGATTATACACACATAAGGtccatttttaatttgtctatACTAGACATATAAAAAGAATAAACGTCAAGTAATAAACGCAAACCTTTAGTTGCCAAGTGCATGAAATGCTTACACTAGAGGCtatttcattttcttccttACTAGTAACTGACCTAGAAACAGAATTAgaaggaaaacaaaaaaagcaaatttAACGCCcacacaaaacaatcaaagCCCACTATAGCAAGTTTTGTTAATGAATAAAGAGCATAAGCAGATAAGGGTTGAGGCTCAACAGAATAACTACAAGAAGTCTGCATATACTTCAACCATTTTACACCAGACATTAGGACTTATAGACATAGATTGAACCAAATTTCATGAAGACAACAGAAAGGAAGAAGTTATTTGTACGAGAGTTAAAACAAGTAGGAAATAGTGTGTCCTGATAAGACTTCACGAAAACAAACCAGGCTGACAACCAAATAATTCAACCAGATCGCATAGATCACACCACAATTAGAGGATACAACTATACAAGGGTGCTCAGAAATTTTTCGTGTTTTAAACTACAAGATCAGGATAGAAGATGGGATTTCACTAGTATATAGCAGCTATTTGCACAAAAGTCAAATCAATGTCACCTTGTTACCTTGGCATGAACAGAAATAGTGACATACAAGGGTTATTAGTTATAGGCGAAGTAAAACAGTACACAGTTCTATAATTCTCCTACCCTGGGTCCTTAAGTgcaaataacaactaaaaaaagatTAACATACAGTAGAAAAAAGTCAATATCCAAAATATGCCCTTATCAATTCAGCCTTTTCTTTCACACATCAAATATGGCAATAGCAACTGATGACACATGACGACACTAgtatcatatatttatataatcattcaatttttttgaaattcagATTCATTCATACCAACTTCTATGATCAAATCAACAAGGTTTTTATGGCTCTATCCATCCTACATGAGAGGTTGAAAAAAAGAATAGAAGAATGAAAAACTGCAAAACGAAAAGCAACGTGTTTGCTTTCATTTGTTATTGCCACTTATGTAACTCAAAACCTtacaatttcttattttgtaCATAATGCTTTTATTTCTGTTACATCAATCCCACTCGACGAGCATCAAACATCATGAAGCAACATTAGCCGCTCATGCTAGTAACGATAATATTCCTATGACTAATATCCTAATAAAAATCTAATAAGAGCAATGCCTGATATACTTCCATTTCACAACTAAACATGCATAAACTCAGACTCACCATCATCATATTCCTCTATAAATCAATCTATATAACAACTGTACAAAATCATTTGCCATACTCTTGAGTAACCTGAGGTTTTAAGATACTTTTACTCGAAATATTGCtagctatattttttttctctagaTTCATTTATAAgagatcaccaatatcaacAAAGTTGGTTGATAAGGCCCGTTCCGCCTTATGAGGGTGgtaaaaatatgaatataagCAGATTGATTCAACATGCTAGTGCAATTCATAGAACTCAAAACCTTCCCAAATATTCTTACTTGTGAAGATTACTCTTATTTCATTGCACCAAGTCCACAACATTTAGGCCAAATTATTACTAACCATATTCAATGATCAAAATTCTAACTGAATTGAGATCTAATTGCACCattatctcaaaaaaaatacaaaaaacaccAACACCCTCCATAATATTACTATATAAAGCATCACACATAACCACAAAACAAATTTGACATGATTTCTTAATTGTGTTAGTTTTGAGAAAAATTTGTTTTCTTATGTTGTCTTATTGATCTCAATATCTCTCTCACTCTCCCTCTCTCTCGTTTCCTCCACAGTGAAGTGTAAACCAACTCAAGGGTTTATCCGTTAACCAAGAATGATGATTTAGCTTAGTAGTTGAGAGCTTTCCCTTTCAACCTTGTGATAGAATTTGACTCTCACAACATACAAAAATGATTAATTCATTGTTTCTCCCTTGTCTATGAGCATTCTCTAGCCTACCTACCCCTAAATCAGAAGAAGTTTTTTAGATGGCCATTTTAACTTCCTCTCCCCATATTCCCATCAAACTAAACAAACAAAAGCCAAAACTCCATTGTGTTTTCTCCCAAAACTAACGAAAAATGTTTTCAATCAGACCAAACAAATATCTGGTGATACATAATCATCAAACTCATCCTCTATAAAACAAGCTTTCCCAAAATTACACAAGAATTATTACTATACTCTAAAACAACCGTAGTTAGTAAGCCTAAAATACTCCTTACAACAAAATTTGTTAGTCAAGTTTCAATGTTTTTACCCATACCCACTTTGTTATTAGATGAAAGATTACTGCTTTAATGGCTAATTAACTGAAGAATTTGCATTCcccaaattaattaaaatatagaaGCATAAGCACAAACAAAAGAATGGAATTTATGGTCCGCAAATTAGCAAATATATGTATAACTACATTGTGGGGCTGAATAAAAAGGAAtgttgaaatgaaataaaatatcatttcaATTTAGAAACAATCAAATATAGAAGGAAATCAAGAAACAGAATGAAAAAGGCAGAGACAGGTACAATACaaaaataaagttaagaaaAAGAACtgtaaaaatgacaaaaactGAAAAACAAAAAGGGTGTAAAAAGCAAAAAGCGACAAATTACCAAGTTTGAAGATTAAACAGAAGagtgagaaggaagaagaagaagacgacAATGGGCGGAGACTTATTTTCTGGGCtgctttttccctccttttcctCACGATGTTTTGTGGGGCAGGTAATCATCATTCATCCATAAGTAATAGTTACATACATTCTTATAAAAGATCgatttaacttttatatttttaataattatttgaaaattaacaaagaagaatattttcatattgaaataaattatttttttaagaatttttttttcttctctcttaaatatgacttctttctaaaaatttttacaataaattattttgggCTAAGGAATTCCTTGCCTAGTGTCTTCCCCAAGAACGGCCCTGCAGTTAACTAGTATCATGCTATCAATAAGGAGTGTACTTGTGGCTTGTGAGCACTGATGTTTAGACTGTTTAGACGGTGATGAAACTAGGGTCAAACGTTAAAATTAGACGAAAGAATTAGAGGGGCACAAGCTTAATCTTGTGACCTCTTtgtcataaaaatattaattttataactaatataattaattaattatattttataatcgTTATTGATTGTGTCATTgtacatatttatatttatttattttataatattcgAGAAAAAAAGTTTGGTGAAAAATTCCTTTAATTTGCGCCCTTTTATGTTTCACGAGTTTGGTATATGTGTTTACAATTTAGAGTTGGTTATACTCTTCTTATGTTATCCTTGCTAAATGTTTCATTTAAAATTTGACATTTTAGCTATAatactttttgtttgttttttttattcttattagtCTATAAAGTAAAAATTAGTAAACTAAAATTTCATGTATTTGTTTCAATAtagattttattaatattaacttgtaaactttttattttgatcttTACTATTACTGCTcaagtttaatttatttatttgttataatCTTAGAACTTGTAAGATAACGTGTTtgaaagaaaggaagaaaaggaatatttaatataaaagatatatatttaaaaagggTGAATTGGATTGGTTTGAGATCTTGAATTTAACTAATTgagttaataattttattattattattattttattttttattttagaaaatatccCAAAACATCACttataaaagttttaatttgcatttaaaattaatttttttataataattggcTAAAAAGAGCTATTTAACTcataattatgaaatattattacaaattcTATAAATTATCCAACAAATAGTAGGTACTCACTagtcattaaaaaatattgatatgCAATTCAAaaagtattaatttttcaaaaaataggtCAATTACATTGGTTCTTGGTTAGTTGGTTAGGATGAATTTGGTTAGAATTTTAGAtggatcaaaattaaaaatagtctaaattcatgtttttaatttattcaacaTTATTTATTAGATATAGATAACAACACCAATACCGCACGCTTTTGGTTTGGGAAGGATGTTATGAGCACGTTTAAAATGTGCTTACtcctttaatttctttatttttcctAGTTAtggtaataataacaattataccCTCCTTTCATAGATTAAAAAGGCTCTCTCAAAAATTGGTGAGAGGGTGCAAATTAAAAAGGCTCGTCCACTTATATCTTATTTGTTACtgtttgaaaaataattgttaGCAGAAGTTATTGGTTGAAATTGTTGGTGGTTTGGCTGAAATTATTGCTTGATAAACCAGCTATTTACGCTAGTTGTTTAAACCAAATGTTACgtagatgtttggtaaaattatttgttgattgttgactatttattagagaaaaagtaagTCAAAAGCCAAACACCATTAAAAAAAGCTACTATGAGTAGCTTTTGGCTTTAAAGATAGCTTTTCAGTTGCAACCAAAGTCAAAAGCCAACaaagttaaataaaaattaattgtctTATACCCCCAAAGCGTGGTTGGTGCTAGGGAAAGTTTATGAGAGTGTTTGCTAGGCAGGAAACTTCTCTTGGCTATCTTTCTTTCAATAGGATCATTTTAATGACCAAGTTTGTGCAAGTAACACATATTAAAGGATTCGAATTTTGACTCTAGAGACCACCTCCAATGCTCAAGTTAGCTAATATAAAAGATGAGTACTTAGAAAATTCAATTTCATGTTCACTTTAGCCTTAGCTTGGAGGATTTTTGTTAAAGTTCAACCAAGTATTTTTCAATAAAtgaaacattaaattttattttaaaacgcAGAAATTTAGGCTTTTGGCTACCAATGTTACGATTCGagttatttcattaaaaatcttattaatattaaattgtataacATTAAACACTAATCCAAATTGATTAAGTATACATGTAGATCAAATGAATGTTTCGATCCGCCTATATCACTATCCTAAATTGATTTCACAATTAAATTTATCATTAACCCTAATGAGTCCAAAGTTGATCATCAGAAATGAGAGGAGTATctcactcaaaaaaaaaaaaaaaaaaaagctatgcACTACCCAAATACAAAAGGTCAAGTACTTATCTCTTAGATTGTCCCTACGATTCCTCTATCCAAGATTCGGACCTACCTTTGTTAAATGAAATAGGGGACCATTATATTCAACTATTTTTTCATCATCTTCCACTTACAAAATAATTAGCTAGATTagagttttattatttattttttttattttttatcaatataaTATACCTCCTCTCGTTTTTAATAATTgctataattttgtttttaagtcaTCAAATGCATAATTTTAATCGTTAAGatctttaatttcatttcataaaaaaattcttgatgaaaatatgtatattaagacgaattaaacaaaatctcacttaattatattttacattatatatagAGAATTATACGCCAAATAAGATTAGTTGGTGAATAGTAGTTGCTATAGTAACCGtagcaattattaaaaattagaagaaaaattattactttttattatatttatatctgTATATAATATTATCTCTCTGCCCATTCTCTTTTACTGCACAAAATAAAACTCTCATCATCAACTAGCAAGTATTTCTCTTCTCACATGTGATATTTTATCATCTTACAAATCGAAATGTACACCTATGATAATTCCATGGATCAttcactatattttttcttatatataattattacaattatCCCCTATACTTGAAATAccctaaaaattataaatccaTCCCAAACAAGCCCTTATtttacaaaccctaattttaggtttttggattcaaaattcaaaatatatctCATGTTGATGCCAAATATGAAGAACATGAGTATAAATGAAGAAGGAATTGTAGGAGAAGAGTCATGGGAGTTAGCTCGGGCGTTCGCCGAGGATACAAGGAATAACCCAAGAGGTACAAACTGGCCACCAAGGTCATATACTTGTACTTTCTGTAGGAGAGAATTTAGGTCAGCTCAAGCTCTTGGTGGTCATATGAATGTTCATAGACGTGACCGGGCCCGTCTTCATCATCAACAGTCTAATGTTCAAGCCCAAGCCCAAGTCCAAGTCCAAGTCCAGGCCCAGTACATGAATGTCGGCCCGACCACAGCGTCGATCTACTATCAATTTAGTTCTACTGGTAGTCATTCCTTGCCTACTAGTAGGTATTATAGTGATTATAGTGAGATGCAAGTTAATGAGATGTCAAATGGTATTATTAGGGTTAATAGCGAACAAAAAGCACCCATTCAAGAGCTTGATCTAGAGCTTCGCTTGGGACACGTACGAACTCCAACAGAGACGAATTCAGGATACTAATAAGGTGGGCTGAAATTTTACTTATACACGTATGGTTATAATTAATCGTCTATTGTTGTtctgatatgttatatattatagtttgATATTAGATTTTAAATCAAATAACTCTGGTTATAACCTATACAGATCCGAGTCTAATTTCATCCTAATTAAAGGGCCAGTATCAATTGAGGTTATATTTGGAAGAgtatttgttttcaattttggGTAATATAAGTGGGTGGATTGATATTTCTCAAGGGTTTTGAAATCAACTAATTTGGGCTATAACCTAAACAGATTTCGATTTAATTTTCTCCCaattaaatgaaaaagtttTATGGTGAGACTATTTTTATTGAAGTAGTTCATGTACATTTAGTctattaaaatgattacttataattttaaagtgctcaattataaaataagctaattatcATTTTATAATGAGACGATTTCATAGCTCTTATATTCTCTCATCTCGAATCAATGATCTCATCTTTCTCTTTATTCATTCTCTCACAGTCTACAATCACATTACAAGGAGAATTCAAAACAGTTAATTACTTGTAAGagttaagaaatttaaatcatgTATTTCTCCTATATATCCATTTTTCCTATGGGGCTGTCTAAGATACACATGACACATCTATAGAAtgcaaatatattttttgttacatGGCTCATCGATCCAAAATTACACTTAAGCTCATTTGGAATTTCACACTTGAGGATTGGACAGGTTCTAAGCAAGTGCAAGCCGTGCCTACGCCCAGGACcctaaaaaaatttagttttcaACTAGTGCTAAGATTCGAACTTTTCTATACATACAATAGTTTAGGTGCCCATAAATAATCTTTCGCCCTGAGCCGCTAATAACCTAGGGCTAGCTCTGCTTGAGGGTCATTTGGAGTTGGATTAGGTTCCAAAATCAACTTATAATTGAAATTGTGCCCAATGATTGAAATAATGgtataaattaaatgaaaagagttgaaatttcaaggctTTTCTTAATAGGAGTTGTAGTTTTTTATTGAAAGGGGCTGGACCGGGGTGGGGTGCAATTGGAGGAGGAGAAGTGATTGACGTGGCAGAGATGGCTAGATAGGGGAGGTGACTGGACAAAGGAGGGCGAGGGCCTTTGGAGGGACAAGGTaggtttttataatttatttttaaataatttatcaatTACAGTTTTAAAATTTAGCATTTTTGCGAATCATAGTTCAATGTTTTTTTAGCGAATTTCagccattaaaatattaaaatctacATTGTTCAGGTCAAATCACATAATTCTAATCATTTTAGTGGTCGCAATTTATGACATGAAATTTTGTCGACCCAGGAGATCGCATggcatataaattaaaagtggaCCACATGCCTAGCAGGCTATGTTGTCGTAACGGGCTATATCATCTCATTTCGGCCACCTTTGAAAAATGGTTTGAGGCATGCTGGTTGGATCGTGTTGTGCCCTGCCAAGATCGAGTCACTATACAAATCtctttatttaattcatttataCACTTCATATTGATTAGAAAAGGATTTTATTGGCTTAATTAGCGAGCTAGTTGAGTCGATTGAGTCGATTGAGTCTTATCTATGGCTACATTGTGTTTCATGTTGATCCCAAAATAGTGACTTTGGCACATTCGTGGTTAATTGTAGCGATGGTAGCCCATTCTATGCCTAGCTACGGGTTGTGTCATGCTAGGCCACGAGCACTTCTTGCCTGTGCCGCCCAAATGTCGGCTTTGGCCCATACCCCATGTCTACCTGTAGATCAACTAACTAATATGCATGTATCGGTATAGGTTTAACTACTTAATTAAGTGAGGATTTACATCACTCAAATTGTTAACTTATTTTAGAACATAAATTTTATCAAGCAAATTGACTAGACCCATAATTATGGCATCGTTTAGTTCATCTTAAAAGAACATTCAACGAAAGTAAGtttatttagttttattaaaagaatgtgatgtaaaaaagaaatgaaataatgtaaataattttaaaaaaatttgatgcaACAAAAAGAAATGTCAGCAAATTAAGACAAATATAACATGACTGCAACAACAGAGTTTATTTGTGGTTTAAGACCCTCTCATATACCCACTCAAAAATGATGTACATTTCCTATATATAATTTACTTTTGTCCATAACACTTTTGTATGACGTTTATTCGAATTAACATATTTTGAATTTCTTAACACTTGAGTGAAGCTCATATTAATTTTAAGGAtcctcataattaaaattttgaatctAACTCTAtatttcactagtggaaaaaaccttatttactgcggttttttggccataatatgatGTGATTTTAGCccgcagcaatagtgatagcagcaaatggcttattttaaatgctgcggtttaaaaccgcagcaaaaaaaggctatttgctgcagtcttcttaaaaaaccgcagcaaatagtgtatgaccatttgctgcggtttttaagaagcccgcagcaaataatagcctttttttgtgtttgatagtattaaataatccaataatgttcaatgtaataaacaatgattaatccaatgataatcaccaataatctctttgtaaactctcgatcgtatatatattataataatatgtacatatacaaattaaagtcctaaatctaaactaattacattatttaccaagaacaaaatgAGTGTATATCAAGCCTAATCCAAGACAGCAGCAGGGTTAGTTGTGTAGTTATTTATCAAATGAGTGTACATC harbors:
- the LOC130801412 gene encoding transcriptional regulator TAC1-like, whose translation is MLMPNMKNMSINEEGIVGEESWELARAFAEDTRNNPRGTNWPPRSYTCTFCRREFRSAQALGGHMNVHRRDRARLHHQQSNVQAQAQVQVQVQAQYMNVGPTTASIYYQFSSTGSHSLPTSRYYSDYSEMQVNEMSNGIIRVNSEQKAPIQELDLELRLGHVRTPTETNSGY